In Pseudopipra pipra isolate bDixPip1 chromosome 5, bDixPip1.hap1, whole genome shotgun sequence, the following proteins share a genomic window:
- the DMC1 gene encoding meiotic recombination protein DMC1/LIM15 homolog isoform X1, with the protein MKAMEDQVVQEEPGYQDDEESFFQDIDLLQKHGINVADIKKLKSVGICTIKGIQMTTRRALCNVKGLSEAKVDKIKEAANKLIEPGFLTAFEYSEKRKMVFHISTGSQEFDKLLGGGIESMAITEAFGEFRTGKTQLSHTLCVTAQLPGPNGYTGGKIIFIDTENTFRPDRLRDIADRFSVDHEAVLDNVLYARAYTSEHQMELLDYVAAKFHEEAGIFKLLIIDSIMALFRVDFSGRGELAERQQKLAQMLSRLQKISEEYNVAVFVTNQMTADPGATMTFQADPKKPIGGHILAHASTTRISLRKGRGELRIAKIYDSPEMPENEATFAITTGGIGDAKE; encoded by the exons ATGAAGGCCATGGAGGATCAAGTAGTCCAAGAAGAACCAGGATACCAGGATGATGAG GAATCCTTTTTTCAGGACATTGACCTTCTACAGAAGCATGGAATT AACGTAGCAGATATTAAAAAGCTGAAGTCAGTTGGGATCTGCACAATCAAAGGAATCCAGATGACCACGAGACGGGCACTGTGCAATGTAAAAGGGCTTTCAGAGGCCAAAGTGGACAAGATTAAAGAAGCTGCAAACAAGCTTATT GAGCCAGGCTTCCTGACTGCCTTTGAGTACAGTGAAAAACGGAAGATGGTATTTCATATTTCTACTGGCAGCCAGGAATTTGA taAACTTCTGGGTGGTGGGATTGAAAGCATGGCAATCACTGAGGCCTTTGGAG AGTTTCGGACAGGCAAAACCCAGCTATCTCACACTCTTTGTG TaacagctcagctcccaggaCCAAATGGCTACACAGGTGGAAAGATTATCTTCATTGATACTGAAAACACTTT CCGACCAGACCGTCTTCGTGACATTGCCGATCGCTTCAGTGTTGACCATGAGGCAGTACTTGACAATGTGCTGTATGCACGTGCATATACTA GTGAACATCAGATGGAATTGCTTGACTATGTAGCAGCCAAGTTCCATGAGGAAGCTGGTATCTTCAAGCTATTG ATCATTGACTCCATAATGGCACTTTTCCGTGTGGATTTCAGTGGTCGTGGAGAGTTGGCTGAACGACAACAGAAACTAGCTCAGATGCTGTCAAGGCTCCAAAAAATATCAGAAG AATATAACGTGGCCGTGTTTGTGACCAACCAGATGACTGCTGACCCAGGAGCAACTATGAC CTTTCAGGCAGACCCAAAAAAGCCCATTGGGGGCCACATCCTTGCTCATGCTTCGACTACCAGGATCAGTttgaggaaagggagaggggagctgCGTATTGCAAAGATATATGACAG cccTGAGATGCCTGAAAATGAAGCTACATTTGCAATAACCACGGGAGGGATTGGGGATGCCAAAGAATAG